Part of the Hyalangium ruber genome, GCCTAAAGAAGGTGGACGTATCCACATCGAAGACATGGCGCAGGTCTTCGATCTACCGCCGGAGAAGAAAGATGAGGAGCGGCATTACCAGCACATCGGGCGACTGCTGGTTACCCTCCCTGACCTCCATGGCTTCGAGCAGTTCGTGCGACGACTTGTCTTCATGATGGCCAGCGGTAACTCGGACGCTCACTTGAAGAATTGGTCACTCGTTTACCCGGACGGAGTACACGCACAGCTTTCTCCAGCATACGATCTCGTCTCGACCCAAGTTTATGAGCGATTCCGCTCGGCAAGGTTCTCTCAAAAACTGGTCCGCATCCGCGAATACAGGGAAGTGAATCTTCCAGCCTTCCGACACTTCGCTGAAAAGAGCGGCGCCTCCCCCGACGAGGTCGAACGTATCGTCCTAGAGATGGTAGACCGCATACGCGATGAGTGGAGGACGTTGAGAACAGACCTACCGATGCCAGACTCCTTCAAGGCTGCCATCGAGGACCACTGGAAGGAAGTGCCGCTTCTCAGCACAAGGTCCTGAGCGACACCCGCAGCCTTACTCCCAACGTCATCATAGTCTAGCTTGGCGACTAACTCTGCTCATTGAGAGTCGTGTATGGGCACGGTACTGCTCGGACACCGCCCTACTCCTTCAGGGACTGCGGCAGTTTAGCTGACGGATAGATCGGCAGGTAGCATCCGCCTCGATACTCGTAGCCCTTCACCTTGCACTTCTCGTCAGACGCGTAGACATGGACCCAGCAACTCCGCGTCTCCTTCTTGCCAGGGGTCAGTTCGATCTCCACCTCGATGTCTCGGTCACATGGGGGAAGGCTCTGTCCAGGGAAGGGCCGCTTGGGCATCTCCAGCCCGATCCCTGTGGGCTGAGCTCGCCGCGCTCCAAGTGCCTCAGGCACCAGAGAGATGGTGTCTCCCAGCGCCACCGGACTCTCGTCCTCCTCGGCGGCGGTGCTTACCGCCTGACTCTCCTGAGATAGTCCCTCCCATGGATGCACCACCCACCATGTCAGGGCAGTGAGAGCGGCGCCTCCTATGGCGCCTCCGAGCCAAGGCCCTGCTAGGATGAGGCGTTGGCGCAAACGGCGGCCTCTGCGTGCCCTCTTCTCGGAAACTACCTCGTGCCAACGTGGAGCGATGGAAGCATTCGCCTTGCGACCCGCGGAGTGCGCCGCCCCCTCCAACTCCAGCGCCACCTCCGCCGCACTGCCTCGTTCCGCTGGCGAGTCCGCCAACATCCGCAAGATGAGCAGATCGAGTTCCGGGCACACGGTGGCAAGCGCGCTCGGCGGCTGAAGCGGAGGCTGCGGCGCACGTGTCGGATCGACGGCCCGACCCAGGTCCGTCCCGGGCGGCGGGTAGCGCCCCGTTACCGCTCGGTAGGCCGTCACCCCCAGCGCATACACATCATCCGCCTCAGTGGCCGCGTAGTGAGCCCGAGGGTCACGGTAGCTGGCCCACAGGAAGCGCAGTGCCTGGGGACTGCGATACGGCTCGGTACCTGGAGGCAGTGTCTCCCGCGTCACCAGACGCGCTCCCGTGAATGTCCCGGCCCCTAAATCCAACAGGGTCGCGAACCCCTCGGGACTCACCAGCACGTTTTCCCCTTTGACATCCCGGTGCAGGCCGTCGGCTCGATGCGTGGCCTCCAACGCTCGGGCCAGCTGCGCCAGCACCCGCATCATCTGCCGGCTGGTGCGCTCGCCCTCGGCAGCCCACGCGTACAGTTCCACGCCCTCCACCCAGTTCATCACCAGGAAGGGGTACGGCTCCCCGCCCGGCCGTCTCCACCAACCGCGCTCCCTCAGCTTCGGAACGTGGTCGTGTCGAATGCGCGAGAGCAACTCCCCCTCTCGCTCGAAGCGCGGATCCAGGGGGAAGTGCGCAAGCTTCAGCGCGAAGAACCCCGCCTCCGCAGGCTCCACACTCCGCACGCGATACACCGTGCCGTAGGTGCCTCGGCCGTGCAGACCCTCCACGCGCCAGCCGCCTATCTCCGTGCCAGAGGGAAGTGCATCCGGTCTCCACTCCATCTCACGACCAGACATCCGACTTCTCCTCTCGCGAGACGCGCACGTCCCCTGAGCACATCCTACCCTCCAGGTCGCGGCTCGCCTACCATGCGCTCTCCAAGCTCATGAGCGCCTCTCCATCTCCTGACTCCGCATCGCCCTCCGAGTCTCAACCGATGGATGGCGGCGAGCGCCTGGTCCTCATCGACACGCTGCGAGGCTTCGCGCTCTGCGGCATCTTCGTGTCGAACGTCTTCATGTGGTTCAGCGGCCGCTTCTACCTGTCCCGCGCCCAGCAGACTGCCCTCGCGGACAACGAGTCCCTCCTCGACACGGTGGCGCGGCACGCGGCGCAGTTCTTCGTCTACGGGAAGTTCATCACCCTCTTCGCGTTCCTCTTCGGCCTGGGCTTCGCCGTGCAGATGGGACGTGCCGAGAAGCGGGGTGCCTCCATCGTCCCACTCTACGCCCGCCGCCTGGGCGTGCTGCTGTGCCTCGGCCTCGCACACCTGTTCCTGCTCTGGCACGGCGACATCCTCACCACCTACGCGCTCGTGGGCTTCACGCTGCTCCTGTTCCGAGGCCGCTCGGACAAGGCGTTGCTCAGCTGTGCCGCCGTCCTCATCTTCCTGGTGCCCATCGCCATCCTGGCCATCCAGCGCTTCCCCCAGCTCCTGGGCTCCGCGGAGGCCACGGCCGCCGCCACCCAGGAAGCCACGGAGCGCGCCACGGCCCTCAGGACCCAGACGTGGGAGGCCTTCACGAGCGGCAGCTACTTCGAGGTGCTGAGCGCCAGCGCCACCTACTACCTCCACGAGATCCTCAAGCCCATGCTGTTCGGAACGTGCGCCGTCCTGGGCAGGTTCCTGCTGGGCCTGCTGGCGGGCCGCAGCGGGCTCTTCCACCATGCCTCTCAGCACCAGCGCCTCTTCCGCAAGGTGCTGCTCTGGGGCTTCGTGGCCGGAGTGCTCGGCACCAGCGCCGGATTGGTGGTGCGCCAGCTCACCGCACAGAAGGTGCTGGATCCCGCCAGCATGCCCTGGCTGCCCCTGATCACAACGCCCCTGCGGCACCTGGGCGATCTGGGCCTGGGCGCCTTCTACGTGGCGAGCCTCACCCTGCTCTTCCAGCGTCCCCACTGGCAACGCTGGCTCTCGGTGCTTGCGCCAGCGGGCCGCATGACGCTCACGAACTACCTGTGCCAGACCGTGAGCAGCGTCCTGCTCTTCTATGGATACGGGCTGGGACTC contains:
- a CDS encoding DUF418 domain-containing protein translates to MDGGERLVLIDTLRGFALCGIFVSNVFMWFSGRFYLSRAQQTALADNESLLDTVARHAAQFFVYGKFITLFAFLFGLGFAVQMGRAEKRGASIVPLYARRLGVLLCLGLAHLFLLWHGDILTTYALVGFTLLLFRGRSDKALLSCAAVLIFLVPIAILAIQRFPQLLGSAEATAAATQEATERATALRTQTWEAFTSGSYFEVLSASATYYLHEILKPMLFGTCAVLGRFLLGLLAGRSGLFHHASQHQRLFRKVLLWGFVAGVLGTSAGLVVRQLTAQKVLDPASMPWLPLITTPLRHLGDLGLGAFYVASLTLLFQRPHWQRWLSVLAPAGRMTLTNYLCQTVSSVLLFYGYGLGLFGKAGPALCVALAVGIFTVQLALSHLWLARFRFGPAEWLWRSLTYGKAQPMRRAPATVPTVAV
- a CDS encoding serine/threonine-protein kinase produces the protein MSGREMEWRPDALPSGTEIGGWRVEGLHGRGTYGTVYRVRSVEPAEAGFFALKLAHFPLDPRFEREGELLSRIRHDHVPKLRERGWWRRPGGEPYPFLVMNWVEGVELYAWAAEGERTSRQMMRVLAQLARALEATHRADGLHRDVKGENVLVSPEGFATLLDLGAGTFTGARLVTRETLPPGTEPYRSPQALRFLWASYRDPRAHYAATEADDVYALGVTAYRAVTGRYPPPGTDLGRAVDPTRAPQPPLQPPSALATVCPELDLLILRMLADSPAERGSAAEVALELEGAAHSAGRKANASIAPRWHEVVSEKRARRGRRLRQRLILAGPWLGGAIGGAALTALTWWVVHPWEGLSQESQAVSTAAEEDESPVALGDTISLVPEALGARRAQPTGIGLEMPKRPFPGQSLPPCDRDIEVEIELTPGKKETRSCWVHVYASDEKCKVKGYEYRGGCYLPIYPSAKLPQSLKE